A region of the Haematobia irritans isolate KBUSLIRL chromosome 5, ASM5000362v1, whole genome shotgun sequence genome:
tctatagacatacaattttgacaaaattttctacagaaataaaatttttacaaaattttctatagaaataaaatgttgacaaaaattttctatagaaataaaattttgacaaaattttctatagaaataaaattttgacaaaattttctgtagtaataaaattttgacaaaattttctataaaaataacattttgacaaaattttctatagaaataaaattttgacaaaattttctatagtaataaaatgttgacaaaattttctatagaaataaaattttaacaaaattttctacagaaataaaattttgacaaaattttctatagaaataaaattttgacaaaattttctatagaaataaaattttcacaatattttctatagcaataaaattttgacaaaattttctgtagtaataaaattttgacaaaattttctgtagtaataaaattttgacaatattgtctatagaaataaaattttctgtagatatataattttgacaaagttctctatagaaataaaatattgacaaaatttcttgtttggatccttaataaaattttgacaacattttctatagaaataaaatgttgacaaaattttctgtagtaataaaattttgacaaaattttctatagaagtaaaattttgccaaaattgtctatagaaataaaattttgacacaattttctattgtaataaaattttgagaatattggctatagaaataaaattttctgtagaagtaaaattttgacaaatatttctatagaaataaaattttggcaaaattttctgtagtaataaaattttgacaacattttctataaaaataaaattttgataaaattttctacagaaataaaattttgacaatattgtctatagaaataaaattttgacaacattttctgtagaaataaacaaagttttctatagaaataaaattttgacaaaatttcttgtttggattcttaaataattttgtaactatgtattttctatagaagtaaaattttgaaaaaatttctatagaaataaagtcttgacaaaattttctatagaaataaaattttgacaaaattttctatagaaataaaatattgacaaaattttttgtagtaataaaattttgacaaaattttctgtaataataaaattttgacaaaattttctatacaaataaaattttgacacaattttctattgtaataaaattttgagaatattgtctatagaaataaaattttgacaaaattttctgtagaaataaaattttgacaaatatttctatagaaataaaattttgtcaaaattttatttctacagaaaattttgaaaacatttgctatagaaataaaatgttggcaaaattatctgtagtaataaaattttgtcaacattttctataaaaataaaaatttgataaaattttctatagaaataaaattttgacaatattgtctatagaaataaaattttgacaaagttttctatagaaataaaatattgacaaaatttcttgtttggatccttaaataattttgtaactatgtattttctatagaagtaaaattttgaaaatatttctatagaaataaaattttggcaaaattttctgtagaatgttgacaaaataaataagttATTGCAAGGTAATAtgttttttggtagtttttgctaAGATTTTCTCCACatgttggtatattattttcgaCCGTGACTGTAATAGTTCAcattattttagtacgcgatcgataacttccCACCTAGAAAGTGTTGGTGTGGTAGCGTAACATAGAAACACAtgctttttcgactaaaacattcttgaacttcaataaaatcgtgtttttgactattagcaaataagtttgtcaaagactttctcaaaatattaaaatattttgtgccGTCTAttataccataaatctgatatcggctcaaaaatgtctacacaaaaggtacaaaATCATTCGTGGGGATACTACGGTATTGACCAGGGTGAAaacgtattgaaaaaagtactatagtgctgcattttccatccctggtagaAGGTGATGTAGTGAAAATAGGATATCTCATTGTTCCGTATCCGGTCAGGGAACTTTTGGATaaagatcagctacttcttttttCGATAATTGGTGGGGGAGACGGGCGTCTCCTTTGCCCAACTTTTTTTACGTACAATGTAAAATTTGAACTTCTCcgctttacttgaaatttgcgaGGACGTAGGACCGGTTATGAAGTTAATATGGGGTATctgatattttaatatttggacggaGAGGGGGCCCTTGAAATGTGGACGAAAgttatccgatttgtttgacattttcaGAGATGGTTGAAGGTGTAGATCACGagtcgttaatttttttttcgatatttggtgggggAGTGGGACAtctcctttgcccgacttttttaagtacagtgaaaaactaAACTTCTCCGATGTTACGAAATTAATATTGGGTACCTGATTGTTATGATTTGGACGGGGAAGGGATCTCCATCTTACACGACCTTTTCAAAGTTGGATCAAAGTAAGttcttagagagccagaattgaaatatggggatcgcttatatgggagctatatacaattatgaacttgatatggaccaacttttgtgtgattggggatcgatttatctgagggctatatataactatagaccgatatggacagagctaggaatggttgttaacggccatatactaccacaatgtaacaaatttcaactgactcggataaaatttgctcttccaagagcaaatctcgggatcggtttatatgggttaggttaggttaggttaggtggcagcccgatgtatcaggctcacatagactattcagtctattgtgataccacattggtgaacttctctcttatcactgagtgctgcccgattccatgttaacctcaataacaagggacctcctttttatagccgagtccgaaaggcgttccacattccagtgaaaccacttagagaagctttgaaaccctcagaaatgtcaccagcataactgaggtgggataatccaccgctgaaaaactttttggtgttcggtcgtagcaggaatcgaacccacgaccttgtgtatgcaagaattatatatagtccccatataaaccgatccccagatttgacatctggagcctcttggagaagcaaacttcatccgatccgtttgaaatttggtacgtggctttagtatatggtccctaacaaccacgcaaacatTTATTCATATCGGCCCAttattatatagtccccataaaaaccgatgcgcagatttgacctccggagcctcttggaggagtaaatttcatccgatccggtttaaatttggtacgtagtctaagtatatagtctttaaaacccacacacaaagaaaatttcattaaaattgagccaacgaaaatttttcattgatatatcaaaacattttcattaagacaatgaacatattcattaatagtacgaaactttcgttgactaacagaatattcattatggcaacgaaaaatttcgctatattaacgaatttgttttattggctcaattttaatgacaaatttcgttaatacaacgaaacttTTTTTACCAGTGCATGCAAAACTTCGTCCAtattggcccataattatatacagcccccatataaaccgaaaccccagatttggcttgtagagcctctaggagaagcaaaattcatccgattcgattgaaatttggtacgtagtgttagtttaTGACCCCtaacacccatgtaaaaattggtccatatcggtccataattacatatataccctatataaaccgatccccagatttgacatccggagcctcttggaggggtaaatttcattcgatccggtttaaatttggtacgtggctttagtatatggtccctaggttaggttaggcggcagcccgatgtatcaggctcacttagactattcagtccattgtgataccacattggtgaacttctctcttatcactgagtgctgcccgattccatgttaagctcaatgacaagggacctcctttttatagccgagtccgaacgacgttccacattgcagtgaaaccacttagagaagctttgaaaacctcagaaatgtcaccagcgttactgaggtgggataatacaccgctgaaaaattttttggtgtatgcaaggcgggcatgctaaccattgcattacGATGGCtccctaacaaccacgcaaacatttattcatatttatcatagtccccataaaaaccgatccccagatttgacctctggtgcctcttggaggagtaaatttcatccgatccggtttaaatttggtacgtggtctaagtaattAGTCTTTAAAACTCATGCAAaacttcgtccatatcggtccataattatatatagtccccataaaaaccgatccccagatttaacctccggagcctcttggatgagtaaatttcatccgattgaaatttggctagtaaatatatggccgctaacaaccgtgccaaaattggtctatattggtctatagttatatatagcccccagataaatctATTTTTTGAatagataataaaatttaaataaaaaaataaaaaaaataaagtccgTCGAAAAAAAGGGGGGAGGTTAAAAATCTACACCAATTTCAGTGATATACCATACCATAGGTATGGAAGTTCCCTCTCTCTTCAATGAGTTTTGTATTGAAAACTCATCCCGGCATTGCACAACTTCACGCAAATAATCAcagaaaattgatttaaatatttgtgtttCTTTAATTTCTCTATAAGTCCTTTTAATCTGCCCATCATTAATTGAGTAAACTATCATAAAAGAAAACATTAAAACGTGGTCATATACACACAACAGGGGCTTTTGGGTTTGTGTGAGTGATTATTTCAATCGGAAACGGAAATGAAAATGACAACAAAGCCACAAAATTCTCCCTCACCACAATGTCGATATTGTGGTTGAGGTGGTTTTTGCTTTACATTTGACCCGATAACGATAATTAACAACAATTTCCATTGATGATACATCATTTGGAACTATGATCAATTTCAACTATTATCAACCACAAAAACCACTGTTTTGTAattatgaacattttgtcatgtcTAATTTTAAAAGGATGTTTGTTAATGGATGTTTctatttgaatttgaaattcaaaatggtagatacaccctcaaaaaatcacctctgcaacatatttctataggaataaaattttttgacaacattttctatggaaataaaattttttgacaaaattttctatggaaataaaattttgacaaaatttttaatagaaataaaattttgaaataaatttctatagaattaaaatttttgggtataTTGGACTACTTTTATgtttagccctcatataaagggagccccatatttggctttttgagccacttagagaagcaaatttcatccgattccgttgaaatttggtgcgtggtgttactatatggcctctaacattcacgctaaatttggtccatataagtccataattatatatagcccccatatagaccgatcccaagatttgacgtccgaagcctcttggaggaacaaatttcatccgatccgcttgaaattcggtacgtggtgatcatatatggcctctaatacccatgcaaaaattggttcaaatcagtgcataattatatatagcccctatataaaccgatccccagatttgaactccgaagcctcttggaggaaaaaatttcatccgatccacttgAAATTCTGTACGTTGtgctatatggcctctaatacccatggaaaaattggttcaaatcggtccataattatatatagcctccatataaacggatccccagatttgatctccggagcctctcggaggagcaaagcctcttggaggaacaaatttcatccgatccgcttgaaatttggtacgtggtgatcatatatggcctctaatactcgtgcaaaaatcggtccaaaattatatatagcccctatataaaccgatccccagatttgacctccgaagcctcttggaggaaaaaatttcatccgatccacttgAAATTCTGTACGGGTTGttgatatatggcctctaatacccatgcaaaaattggttcaaatcagtccataattatatatggttaggttaggttaggttatgtggcagcccgatgtatcaggctcacttagactattcagtccattgtgataccacagtggtgaacttctctcttatcactgagtgctgcccgattccatgttaagctcaatgacaagggacctcctttttatagccgagtcccaacggcgttccacattgcagtgaaaccacttagagaagctttgtaaccctcagaaatgtcaccagcattactgaggtaggataatccaccgctgaaaaacttttgatgttcggtcaaagcaggaatcgaacccacgaccttgtgtatgcaaggcgggcatgctaaccattgcaccacggtggctcggtttatatgggggctacatatgattatggactgatatggaccacttttggcatggttgttggataccatatactaacatcacgtaccaaatttcaaccgaatcggatggattttgctcttccaaggggctctggaggtcaaatctggtgatcggtttatatgggggctatatataattatggaccgatgtggaccaatttttgcatggttattagagaccatatactaacactatgtaccaaatttcagtcggatcggatgaaatttgcttctcttagaggctccacaagccaagtcggtttatatgggggctatatataattattgaccgatgtggactaatttttgcataattgtttgagatcatatgctgacaccatgtactaaatttcaaccggatctgatgaaatttgcttctcttagaggatttgcaagccaaatttgggggtccgtttatatgggggctatacgtaaaagtgaaccgatatggcctatttgcaataccgtccgacctacatcaataacaactacttgtgccaaatttcaaatctATAGCTTattacgttcggaagttagtgtgatttcaacagatggacggacatgcttagatcgactcagaatttcaccacgatccagaatatatatactttatggggtcttggagcaatatttcgatgtgttacaaacggaatgacaaagttaatttacccctatcctatggtggagggtataataaaatatttccataatccGCTATAATAATATTATTAGGTAAGATTGGGTACAGCATAtaaacaaagatccgctactttatttttcgaaattggGTGGGGAATGGGACCTCTCCCTTGTTCGTTATTTTGAAACTTGAAGAAAAGTTcgtcgattttcttgaaatttcagggTTGCCCCTGGATAAAAAACGCCTAACTTCTTTTTTGATAGTTGATCGGGAAAAGGAACGTTCCCGTGACTTGATTTTTCGATATGTGGTAGACGAGTTACACCTTTTCCTTGtccaattttttggaaaattgaaagttttcagAGATTATTGAAACTTCTTTGAGTCACTTGAAATttcaaatcgggctgccacattaaCCAACCTAACACATTGGACTGAATACACAGGTAGAACAAgtttcgttgtattaatgaaatttgtcattaaaattgagctaatgaaacaaattcgttaataagaTATAGCGAAATTTTTGGTtaccataatgaatattctgttagtcaacgaaaagtttcgtactattaatgaatattttcattgtcttaatgaaaatgtttcgatatatcaatgaacaattttcgttggctcaattttaatgaaattttctttgtgtgtagtctaagtgagactgaatcAAATCGGTCTGCCACCTTATCCTTCGTGAACATTACTGGGAGCGATAGAAAATGTCATCTTCTCCTaaccacttttttttttaaattgaatgtttaacgattttcttaaaatgtggtATTTTCACAGGAGGGGAAGCTTCTTCTTGCCAGACTTTTTaagtgaaaaacttaaattaacaTTTATCGACAGACATTTATTTGGCGGCCTATACTTATATAATGAGttatctatacactgaaaaaaaatattttcggggGCCAACGATTTTATGTCCctaaaatacaaatgcgaaatttgcttagcacagaagacgcatttctctgatataaaggtgttttccttgtccaaaagtcaagagcctttttaatgaagtcgttttgccatataattaagtgattcgacttatacctgggtatctttacatgaaagaaaatttatttggctaaggtcaacttgactttaatggtCCTGTATCCttgcttcaattctccgcttctttggctcggaatcaataccaaaatcattaatgtaaagacaaaatctttggatacggacatgcttttttgtcaatgtaaaataaatattacataattattatttctaatttGACCAATGTAAATTTGGAATTTAGAATCTTACTTACTGTTATATGAAGTATTTGTGCAATATTGCATTGCTTCCAGATACACGAAAGTATATTGCCTCAGAATGCCAACCGACTCTATTATTAACAACTTTActgcaaatttttttgttgaatttctCAGAAAAGGATGTgtaaatagaaagaaaaaaagtgaacattGTTTACATTGCCAACATGTAATATGGTCAGAAATTCTAAAACAAGCGTGGTATACCACAGAACATGTATGTTTATGCTGGAGACTGGGTTGACTCTTTGCTACGATTAAAATTGCTTAACTATTACTGAGACATACTTATTTTAACTTTGCCGCACTCACAATTTCCAagtttaaattgtttttgttaaatcaattttaagtaaattcaaTTTAAGTTGAGTAATTCCGCAACACTTACTTCAAGAGAAAAGTTATTTGCAATAAACAAAAGTGTAGTATAATGATATCAAATGCTTAGAAAATGTGAATAACATGTATGCGCTTTATTATAGAAGGATACATGTACAGAATATTTGATATGTAATTTGGTTagcgtataataactttgatctacaaaaaatgtccataccagaaatattgaatctAGACACCCCAGCTATATTTTATATACCGATCTACcaaatatggtagatttttggtagatttggtagattggttaaGTTCTTGGTGCtttcgtagattttgcaaagtattTCTCTCCAAAAAGAGTTActtcaatttcctatagaaataaagttttggcaaattttctattttctaggaataaaatgttgacaaatttttctacaggaataaaattgtgacaaaactacctattgaaataaaattgtctatagaaataaaattttgacaaaattttatatagaaatgaaactttgacaaatatttctgtagagataaaattttgacaaatatttctatagaaatgaaattttgacaaaattttcaatagcaataaaatttttctatagcaataaaattttgataaaatattctatatgttagaaacaacattttgacaaaattttctatagaaataaactttggaaacaattttctatagaaataaaattttgaaaaaattttctgcagaaataaaattttgacaaaattttctataggaataaaatgttgacaaatttttctacaggaataaaattgtgacaaaactatctatagaaataaaattgtctatagaaataaaattttgacaaaattttatataaaaacaaaattttgacaaaattttatatagaaatgaaactttgacaaatatttctgtagagataaaattttgacaaatatttctatagaaatgaaattttgacaaaatttatttgtgaaaaaattttctatagcaataaaatttttctataacaataaaattttgataaaatattcaatatgttagaaataaaattttgacaaaattttctatagaaataaactttggaaacaattttctatagaaataaaattttgaaaaaattttctacaaaactttctataggaataaaatgttgacaaatttttctacaggaataaaattgtgacaaaactatctatagaaataaaattgtctatagaaataaaattttgacaaaattttatataaaaataaagttttgacaaaattttatatagaaatgaaactttcacaaatgtttctgtagagataaaattttgacaaatatttctatagaaatgaaattttgacaaaatttacttgtggcaaaattttctatagctataaaattttgataaaatatgctGTTTAATGATTTAACTGAATTATGATTGGGGATATCCATCCAGCGGGGTCGAATAGCTTGGATGCATCTGACAGAATTTTTCTCTTTGTGATAGGGGACACAATAGTAGGAGGcgttattttataagaaaagctGTCGGATAAGGCATTCCATTGGATGCCGAGCGTTTTTGTGGAGCTTGTTTCctggaatttcaaaaaattcgaaTCAAGAAGATTTTCTGTTGGGATCGAGGCCAAAATATCTGGCGAATTTGAAGTTATCTTCTTTAGAGGAAAACTAGCAGTTTTTAATAGAGCTATCAATTGAAAAAGAGAAGCTCGGGTGGAGCTCAAATCATGTCCGCCGGACAATATGTCATCAACATATGTTTCTTTCATGAGAATAGAAGCAGCTTGGGGAAACTCACTCATTGAGTCTCGAGCAAGTTGGATAAGTGTCCTTATTGCTAAATATGGAGCGCTGCTTACTCCAAAAGTAACCGTCGTTAGGGCATAATCCTTCACGGGGCAAACAGGAGTAGGCCGGAAAAGGATTCTTTGAAAAGGAGTATCTTCTTCATGGACTCGTATTTGGCGGTACATCTTTTCGATGTCACCACTAAATA
Encoded here:
- the LOC142239969 gene encoding uncharacterized protein LOC142239969; its protein translation is MYRQIRVHEEDTPFQRILFRPTPVCPVKDYALTTVTFGVSSAPYLAIRTLIQLARDSMSEFPQAASILMKETYVDDILSGGHDLSSTRASLFQLIALLKTASFPLKKITSNSPDILASIPTENLLDSNFLKFQETSSTKTLGIQWNALSDSFSYKITPPTIVSPITKRKILSDASKLFDPAGWISPIIIQLNH